In Pleuronectes platessa chromosome 4, fPlePla1.1, whole genome shotgun sequence, the following proteins share a genomic window:
- the LOC128438521 gene encoding WD repeat-containing protein 19-like, producing MKKVFTLADKAWAGSNLLYKWQKTVGNFIAVAGQDNSVKIFDRHGQKWTELNLPGRCVGMDWDKDGDILAVIAARSRSIFLWDARVNKSSRINSGMRDQMSLILWSKTSPMFAVGTVKGNLLIYNQQTSGKIPVLGKHTQKITCGCWSAQNLLALGSEDNTLSISNHKGDTITRTTLCGEPNDINFSVMKTDERSSPAESTVSVSVGKKILMLFNVNDPENGVELTFQRRYGNIVSYHWYGDGNILVGFSNGYTVNISTHLREIGKELYPAHNHKDSLNSVAISSSLNMAASCGDNSIMIHDLSELKDNTHVVRFDDETKGLDHLSWTDDGQLLAISTQKGTLHGFLTMLPILGDSFGTRLAYLTSPLEVTVSNQVEGETPVAIEVDIEPTFIAVGPYHVAVGMNKRAWFYALVENGFKKLKDFECLGTIASMCLNSNYAAALFEGKVQLHLIEGHEVKKQMKSFPDDDRNGQILCHALTADYLYYGTDSGNVVCVLVEDLRTVSSYSHSVGVRKVFPDPAGTRLVIIDEKNNGFLLSPKNFKDPCIELPNFSPTITGVLWDNWHADRGEFVAYDKDKVYTYSLHETTIYGPRVVLVGSTTLLFSQKPLLMYNGALTCQTASGKTSEVALSTHSFLRHSTNTSTDLPPEFSMQLTQALMLKRFHEAWDLCKSAGSDADWAELGKTCLLHMDVDLAIQVYHNSENMDMVLSLQAIQGTVDMNLLAGHLARVLEDYNQAQNLYLSSNCPVAALEMRRDLLHWESALMLAERLAKDQIPFVSKEYAVHFELIGDYVNALAHYKRGMTRNKKFQEHDEACQAGIARMSIRMGDIKKGAAQAIRHPSSVLKKVCGAILESMNKFAEAAQLYEKGQYYDKAASLYIRCENWSKLGDLLPQVSSPKIHLQYAKAKEADGKYEDAARAYESAKDWDNVIRVLLVHLNNPEDAVRIVMETPSIDRVKMVTGFFLRLNDESSAIHFLVLCKYNDEAFQLAAQRGKMEVYADIIGSEGTQEDYQNIAFYFEGGWKHLQAGKFFQKCGLYSRALTNFLKCSNTDDNLAVEMAIETVRQAKDSSMTNQLIDYLMGESDDKPKDAKYLFRLYMVLQRHKEAARTAIIIAREEQCAGHYCNAHKVLFSMYMELRAQKAKIPMDMTTNLMIYHSYKLAKLHRDRGEHLKAGHMLIRLSNYINRFPKHVVPILTGAVIECHRSGLRDSAYRLAAVLMRPEYRDEIDKKYRRTIEWFARRPGKDLEEEKTPCPFCGCKLPQNELQCYSCKNNVPYCIATGRHMLKEDWSECPHCEFPALYSEFTLLLKTEGVCPMCSETVRVKQLKKISDCSQCVHMKLPSSLTNREMHTGIKEMTKAGMENKK from the coding sequence ATGAAGAAGGTTTTTACTCTTGCTGACAAAGCCTGGGCGGGTTCTAACCTACTCTATAAGTGGCAGAAAACCGTTGGTAATTTCATTGCTGTTGCCGGACAAGACAACTCTGTGAAAATATTTGATCGACATGGACAGAAGTGGACTGAACTCAACCTGCCAGGGCGCTGTGTGGGTATGGACTGGGATAAGGATGGAGACATTTTGGCTGTGATAGCTGCAAGATCCAGGTCCATCTTCCTCTGGGATGCGAGAGTCAATAAGTCTTCCAGGATAAACAGCGGCATGAGAGATCAGATGTCTCTCATCTTGTGGTCAAAGACAAGCCCAATGTTTGCTGTCGGGACGGTCAAAGGAAACCTGTTGATCTACAATCAGCAAACTTCAGGCAAGATCCCTGTTctgggtaaacacacacaaaagatcaCCTGTGGGTGCTGGAGTGCTCAGAATCTCCTGGCTCTTGGAAGTGAAGACAACACGCTGAGCATCAGCAATCATAAGGGGGACACCATCACACGGACCACACTTTGCGGTGAGCCTAATGACATCAacttctctgtgatgaagaCAGATGAAAGGTCTTCTCCAGCAGAGagcactgtgagtgtgtctgtgggaaAGAAAATATTGATGCTTTTCAACGTCAATGATCCTGAGAACGGGGTAGAACTGACCTTCCAGCGCCGCTATGGAAACATCGTGTCGTATCACTGGTACGGTGATGGGAACATACTCGTTGGATTCTCCAATGGATACACGGTGAATATTTCCACTCACCTCAGGGAGATTGGGAAGGAGCTCTACCCGGCTCACAACCATAAAGATAGCCTGAACAGTGTGGCTATCTCATCATCattaaacatggctgcctcctgTGGGGACAACAGCATAATGATCCACGACCTGTCTGAGCTCAAAGATAACACTCATGTTGTTAGATTTGATGATGAGACTAAAGGTCTGGACCATCTGAgctggacagatgatggacagctgTTGGCTATTTCAACACAGAAAGGGACACTCCATGGTTTCCTTACCATGCTGCCTATTCTGGGTGACAGCTTTGGTACACGGCTGGCGTACCTCACCTCCCCGCTGGAGGTCACCGTCTCCAACCAGGTGGAAGGGGAGACCCCTGTGGCCATAGAAGTGGACATCGAGCCCACTTTCATTGCAGTCGGACCGTACCATGTGGCGGTTGGGATGAACAAGAGAGCCTGGTTCTACGCACTTGTAGAAAATGGTTTTAAGAAGCTTAAGGACTTTGAGTGTTTGGGGACGATAGCCAGCATGTGCCTGAACTCCAACTACGCAGCAGCGCTCTTTGAGGGAAAGGTGCAGCTGCACCTGATCGAAGGCCATGAGGTGAAGAAACAGATGAAGTCGTTTCCTGATGATGACAGGAATGGTCAGATCCTTTGCCACGCCCTCACTGCTGACTACCTGTACTACGGCACTGATTCAGGTAATGTAGTGTGTGTCCTGGTGGAGGACTTGAGGACTGTTAGCAGCTACAGCCATTCAGTCGGCGTGAGGAAAGTGTTCCCTGATCCAGCTGGCACTCGGCTGGTCATCATCGATGAAAAGAACAACGGCTTCCTGCTCTCCCCTAAAAATTTCAAGGACCCCTGCATCGAGCTCCCCAACTTCTCTCCCACCATCACAGGAGTGCTGTGGGACAACTGGCATGCTGACAGAGGAGAGTTTGTAGCTTATGACAAAGACAAGGTCTACACCTACTCCCTGCATGAAACCACCATATACGGTCCCAGAGTGGTTCTGGTGGGAAGCACCACGCTCCTGTTTTCCCAGAAGCCTTTGCTAATGTACAACGGGGCTCTGACTTGTCAGACAGCAAGTGGGAAGACCAGTGAAGTGGCTCTGAGCACACACTCATTCCTCAGGCACTCAACCAACACATCCACAGATTTGCCGCCTGAGTTCAGCATGCAGCTCACACAGGCTCTCATGCTGAAGAGGTTCCACGAAGCCTGGGATCTGTGCAAGTCCGCAGGCAGTGATGCAGACTGGGCAGAGTTAGGCAAAACGTGCCTGCTCCATATGGACGTCGATCTGGCCATCCAGGTCTACCACAATAGTGAGAACATGGACATGGTCCTGTCCCTGCAGGCTATCCAGGGTACAGTGGACATGAATCTGCTGGCAGGACATTTGGCCAGGGTTCTAGAAGACTACAATCAAGCTCAGAACCTGTACCTGTCCTCAAACTGCCCAGTCGCTGCCCTGGAGATGAGGAGAGACCTGCTGCACTGGGAGAGCGCTCTTATGTTAGCGGAGAGGCTAGCAAAAGATCAGATCCCTTTTGTATCAAAAGAATATGCTGTCCACTTTGAGTTAATTGGAGACTATGTGAACGCACTGGCTCACTATAAAAGAGGCATGACCCGCAATAAAAAATTCCAGGAGCATGACGAGGCGTGTCAAGCAGGTATAGCCAGGATGTCCATCAGAATGGGTGACATCAAGAAAGGAGCCGCACAGGCTATTCGGCACCCGAGCAGTGTGCTCAAGAAAGTATGTGGAGCCATACTGGAAAGCATGAACAAATTCGCTGAAGCTGCTCAGCTCTATGAGAAAGGCCAATATTATGATAAGGCTGCGTCGCTCTACATTCGTTGCGAGAACTGGTCGAAGTTGGGAGACCTGCTGCCACAGGTTTCCTCTCCCAAGATCCACTTGCAATATGCCAAGGCCAAAGAGGCGGATGGAAAGTACGAGGACGCAGCCCGGGCCTATGAGAGCGCGAAGGACTGGGACAACGTGATCCGAGTTCTGCTGGTCCACCTGAACAACCCTGAGGACGCTGTGCGCATCGTCATGGAGACCCCGAGCATTGACCGAGTAAAAATGGTCACCGGGTTCTTCCTACGGTTGAACGACGAAAGCTCAGCCATCCACTTCCTGGTTCTGTGCAAGTACAACGATGAAGCCTTCCAGCTGGCAGCGCAGCGCGGAAAGATGGAGGTCTACGCTGACATCATCGGCTCTGAGGGGACACAGGAGGATTACCAGAACATCGCTTTCTACTTTGAAGGAGGATGGAAACATCTGCAGGCTGGAAAGTTCTTCCAGAAGTGTGGACTGTACAGCAGAGCCCTGACAAACTTCCTGAAGTGTTCCAACACTGACGACAACCTGGCAGTGGAGATGGCCATTGAGACGGTGCGTCAGGCCAAAGACAGCTCTATGACCAATCAGCTGATAGATTACTTGATGGGGGAGAGTGACGACAAGCCCAAGGATGCCAAGTACCTCTTCCGTCTCTACATGGTGTTGCAGCGGCACAAGGAGGCTGCTCGAACCGCCATCATCATCGCTAGAGAGGAGCAGTGTGCAGGGCACTACTGTAACGCCCATAAAGTGCTGTTCAGCATGTACATGGAGCTGAGGGCCCAGAAGGCTAAGATCCCTATGGACATGACCACCAATCTAATGATCTATCACTCCTACAAACTTGCGAAGCTGCATAGGGACAGAGGAGAACACCTTAAAGCGGGCCACATGCTCATCCGACTCTCCAACTACATCAACCGGTTTCCTAAACATGTTGTTCCCATTCTGACGGGAGCAGTCATAGAGTGTCACCGCTCCGGGTTGAGAGACTCGGCCTATAGGCTTGCAGCCGTGCTGATGAGACCAGAGTACCGAGACGAGATCGACAAGAAGTACCGGAGGACGATTGAGTGGTTTGCTCGACGTCCCGGTAAAGATCTGGAGGAGGAAAAGACTCCATGTCCGTTCTGTGGCTGCAAGCTCCCACAGAACGAGCTGCAGTGTTATTCCTGCAAGAACAACGTGCCCTATTGCATCGCCACGGGTCGTCACATGCTGAAGGAAGACTGGTCAgagtgtcctcactgtgaaTTCCCTGCTCTCTACTCGGAGTTCACTCTGTTGTTGAAGACGGAGGGTGTGTGTCCCATGTGCTCAGAGACTGTGAGGGTCAAACAGCTGAAGAAGATCTCGGATTGTTCCCAATGTGTTCACATGAAATTACCGTCATCTCTTACAAACAGGGAGATGCATACAGGTATAAAAGAAATGACAAAAGCCGGCAtggaaaacaagaaataa